The bacterium genome contains a region encoding:
- a CDS encoding DUF4387 domain-containing protein: MARLAELATLIRSKNAGPFTLTIDIMFDDRATYDRVIRSGVLNRARISSIYNLKEEDVNIFPYAPAHAIKVTFPRPVTSGDLADGDVLGGQQYAPLVDLLIE; this comes from the coding sequence ATGGCACGCCTGGCGGAACTGGCGACGCTGATCCGGAGTAAAAATGCCGGCCCGTTTACGTTGACGATCGACATCATGTTTGATGATCGAGCCACGTACGACCGTGTGATACGAAGCGGCGTATTGAATCGGGCCCGAATCAGCTCGATCTACAATTTGAAGGAGGAAGACGTCAACATCTTCCCGTACGCGCCGGCGCATGCGATAAAGGTCACATTCCCGCGGCCCGTGACATCAGGCGACTTGGCAGACGGCGATGTGCTCGGCGGCCAACAATACGCGCCACTGGTCGATCTTCTGATCGAGTAA
- a CDS encoding hydantoinase/oxoprolinase family protein, whose amino-acid sequence MKASDGWLIGVDIGGTFTDVVAVDGSSGAYVTGKVLTTPQPLDGVFHALEAIRAKADVELRGAEFFVHATTLASNTLIERTGAKVGLMTTAGFRDIIEIGQEDRYDLYDLQIDLPTALVPRQWRCGIVERVTATGQIHTQLDGRSVLAAIEQLRDRDAIAVCFLNSYANGEHEKQAAEMIARECPDTYFSTSSEIAPIVREYERFMAAVINAYVGPRISSYLRDLSESLLRRGFSGRVGIMKSDGGMCSPEEASRHPARILESGPAAGIIAASAVAQRSGESLSVALDIGGTTAKACLVREGIPALTEELRVARLHRLVDGSGLPLRLPSLDLIEIGAGGGSIASINSLGLLQVGPSSAGANPGPACYGRGGELPTVTDADVVLGYVGAADFAGGDLQLNAARAHQAIETHILSRTGTRDPIVAAWGIYDVVNENMSRAVRLHCLEHGIDPGAVTLIATGGAGPVHASGIMSKIGAVRVICPVDAGVGSAIGLLLAPRTVDQSVAQIVQLEDLTPDELRRRLLAVEGELRSGQTENGAAMTATHHLNMRVQGQAYDVELPVTPEAPLDGLVHAFRREYEVRFGRPPWPGKLEIVGWGVRLTQAPSATPRRKRLTASQPRSATTRRAYFGPRRSWMDAKVLDRASLSPGMSGAGPILIQDEASTIVVGPAHRMTVDREGNVVIHSANGAGLND is encoded by the coding sequence GTGAAGGCGTCAGACGGCTGGCTAATCGGAGTAGACATCGGCGGCACCTTTACCGACGTCGTCGCGGTGGACGGTTCCAGTGGAGCCTACGTGACCGGAAAGGTGTTGACGACGCCGCAGCCGCTGGACGGTGTGTTTCACGCGCTCGAAGCGATCCGTGCCAAGGCAGATGTCGAATTGCGCGGAGCTGAGTTTTTCGTCCATGCGACCACGCTGGCCTCGAATACGCTGATCGAGCGAACGGGAGCGAAAGTCGGCCTCATGACGACGGCCGGCTTTCGCGACATCATCGAGATCGGCCAGGAAGATCGGTATGACTTGTACGACCTTCAGATCGACCTTCCCACCGCTTTGGTGCCGCGTCAATGGCGCTGCGGGATCGTCGAGCGGGTGACCGCCACGGGCCAAATCCATACGCAATTGGACGGCCGGTCGGTGCTCGCGGCGATTGAGCAGCTGCGAGATCGGGACGCGATTGCGGTTTGCTTCTTGAACTCGTACGCTAATGGTGAACACGAAAAGCAAGCGGCAGAGATGATCGCCCGTGAGTGCCCCGATACATACTTCAGCACGTCGTCGGAGATCGCCCCGATTGTACGCGAATACGAGAGGTTCATGGCCGCAGTGATCAATGCATATGTCGGCCCGCGCATCTCTTCCTACCTGCGGGACTTGTCGGAATCGCTGCTTCGACGGGGGTTCAGCGGTCGCGTAGGCATCATGAAGTCCGACGGGGGCATGTGTTCTCCCGAAGAGGCGAGCCGGCATCCGGCGCGGATCCTCGAATCGGGGCCGGCGGCCGGGATCATCGCCGCAAGCGCAGTCGCGCAGCGGTCGGGAGAGTCGTTGAGCGTGGCGCTGGATATCGGAGGAACGACAGCCAAAGCCTGCTTGGTGAGAGAAGGCATTCCGGCCCTCACGGAGGAGCTGCGGGTCGCGAGGCTCCACAGACTTGTCGATGGGAGCGGTCTCCCGTTGCGGCTGCCGAGTCTTGACTTGATTGAAATCGGCGCCGGCGGCGGCAGCATCGCCTCGATTAACAGCCTTGGGCTGCTTCAAGTTGGGCCTTCCAGCGCGGGTGCAAACCCCGGCCCGGCGTGTTACGGACGGGGGGGGGAGTTGCCGACCGTTACGGATGCCGACGTGGTGTTGGGTTATGTGGGAGCCGCCGACTTTGCGGGCGGCGATCTTCAGCTGAACGCCGCACGCGCCCATCAAGCGATCGAGACGCACATACTCAGCAGGACCGGCACCCGCGATCCGATTGTGGCCGCGTGGGGCATCTACGATGTCGTGAATGAGAACATGAGCCGTGCCGTACGCCTGCACTGCTTGGAACACGGCATCGATCCAGGCGCGGTCACGCTGATTGCGACCGGAGGCGCGGGGCCGGTTCACGCCTCCGGAATCATGTCCAAGATCGGAGCTGTTCGCGTGATCTGTCCCGTGGATGCGGGTGTTGGCTCGGCCATCGGGTTGTTGCTTGCACCTCGGACCGTCGACCAGTCGGTGGCCCAGATCGTGCAACTGGAAGATCTCACTCCCGACGAGCTGCGGCGCCGTCTGCTGGCAGTAGAAGGGGAGCTGCGCTCCGGACAAACCGAGAACGGTGCTGCCATGACGGCGACTCACCACCTGAATATGCGGGTCCAGGGACAGGCGTATGATGTGGAGTTGCCGGTTACCCCGGAGGCGCCGCTCGACGGATTGGTCCACGCGTTTCGAAGGGAATATGAGGTGAGGTTCGGGAGGCCGCCGTGGCCCGGGAAACTGGAGATCGTCGGCTGGGGTGTGCGACTGACTCAGGCGCCGTCCGCCACGCCCCGCCGCAAGAGGCTCACGGCTTCCCAGCCCCGATCCGCAACGACCCGCCGTGCATATTTCGGACCACGCCGCTCGTGGATGGACGCCAAGGTGCTGGACCGCGCGTCCTTGTCTCCCGGCATGAGCGGCGCGGGTCCGATCTTGATTCAAGATGAAGCATCGACAATCGTCGTAGGACCTGCGCATCGCATGACCGTGGATCGGGAAGGAAATGTCGTGATCCATTCCGCCAACGGAGCCGGCCTTAATGACTAG
- a CDS encoding hydantoinase B/oxoprolinase family protein — MTSHDGLAAGSTSVQSDGAAGGLDAFIELEIDRGRLQAIVDEAGVVLMRTAFSTIVRESKDFTCAILTTDGATVVQSAQSIPAFLGSITHTAREILAQFPLAEWTPGDVLGTNDPWMGTGHLFDLTLFAPVLVDGKIAALAGVVAHLPDVGGRGRDAAAAEIFEEGLRLPPMRFASTQGLDAVVSRLIEANVRLPEQVMGDISALLNSLGTITERLAGLCGEITVGRFHHTCRELATRTEAYMRSAILAIPDGTYRSVLAAERVGHLSFTVKVCVTVEGDRILVDFAGSSPQVPAGVNVALSFTTAYTVYGLKCLLAPALPLNEGIFAPIKVVATEGSIVNSKFPAAGSARSSVGHFIPTLLFDALAEIVPHDCIAECGAPRPIMNLRGTDRERGMFSPLIIAAGGFGARATKDGPSCLAFPTNTECAPIEMIEATAPVLFREKELIIDSGGAGLFRGGLGQRVVVECLADHAEAFVRAQRLRRPARGILGGRPGGLAAIVVNGKAVYSPLRKIHLRRGDTIAIHSPGGGGYGPPTSRARDLVEEDVHNGYVSSEKAAALYGAQPETGAVKEGGRQ; from the coding sequence ATGACTAGCCATGACGGCCTCGCCGCCGGGTCGACATCGGTCCAATCCGATGGCGCCGCCGGTGGTCTCGACGCGTTCATCGAGCTTGAAATCGACAGAGGCCGGCTGCAGGCGATCGTGGACGAGGCGGGCGTGGTGCTGATGCGCACCGCGTTCTCAACGATTGTGCGAGAATCAAAGGACTTTACCTGCGCGATTCTCACAACCGACGGCGCCACGGTCGTTCAATCGGCGCAGAGCATCCCCGCCTTTCTTGGAAGCATTACCCACACCGCGCGTGAGATCCTGGCTCAATTTCCATTGGCTGAGTGGACGCCGGGAGACGTCCTTGGCACCAACGATCCGTGGATGGGAACCGGGCATTTGTTTGACCTCACCCTCTTCGCCCCGGTCTTGGTCGATGGCAAGATCGCGGCGCTTGCCGGTGTCGTGGCACATCTGCCGGATGTGGGCGGACGAGGTCGAGATGCTGCCGCGGCGGAGATATTCGAGGAAGGTCTGCGCCTGCCGCCGATGCGGTTTGCAAGCACGCAGGGGCTGGATGCTGTTGTGTCCCGTCTGATCGAGGCAAACGTCAGACTTCCAGAACAGGTCATGGGGGATATCAGCGCGCTGCTGAATTCTCTCGGGACGATCACGGAGCGCCTGGCGGGTCTCTGCGGTGAAATAACCGTTGGGCGGTTCCACCATACGTGTCGCGAGTTGGCCACGCGGACTGAGGCATACATGCGCAGCGCGATCCTGGCCATTCCAGACGGCACATATCGATCGGTCCTCGCAGCGGAGCGGGTTGGTCATTTGAGTTTTACCGTTAAGGTGTGCGTAACGGTCGAGGGCGATCGGATCCTGGTGGATTTCGCGGGGTCATCACCGCAGGTGCCGGCAGGCGTGAATGTCGCGCTCTCCTTCACCACCGCGTACACGGTCTACGGCCTGAAGTGTCTCTTGGCGCCTGCTCTGCCGCTCAATGAGGGAATCTTCGCTCCAATCAAGGTGGTGGCTACCGAGGGCTCCATCGTCAACAGTAAGTTTCCTGCCGCAGGCTCCGCGCGCAGTTCCGTTGGACATTTCATCCCCACGTTGCTGTTTGATGCCCTTGCCGAGATCGTGCCCCACGACTGCATTGCGGAGTGCGGGGCCCCGAGACCGATCATGAACCTGCGGGGAACCGACCGGGAACGGGGGATGTTCTCGCCACTCATCATCGCGGCCGGCGGCTTCGGAGCACGTGCCACGAAGGACGGGCCGTCATGCCTGGCCTTTCCCACCAATACGGAGTGCGCACCGATAGAGATGATCGAGGCAACTGCGCCGGTTCTGTTCCGAGAGAAGGAGCTCATTATTGACTCGGGCGGCGCCGGGCTGTTTCGAGGCGGTCTGGGGCAGCGGGTCGTCGTGGAGTGCCTTGCCGATCATGCTGAAGCGTTCGTCCGCGCGCAGCGGTTAAGGCGACCGGCACGGGGCATTTTAGGTGGACGTCCGGGGGGCCTCGCGGCGATCGTCGTCAACGGCAAGGCGGTCTACAGCCCCTTGCGGAAGATTCATCTGCGGAGGGGCGACACGATCGCAATCCACTCGCCCGGGGGCGGCGGATATGGTCCCCCGACGAGCCGCGCCAGGGATCTGGTCGAGGAGGACGTGCACAATGGATATGTGTCGAGCGAGAAGGCAGCAGCCCTATACGGCGCCCAGCCGGAAACGGGCGCCGTCAAAGAGGGTGGTCGGCAATGA
- a CDS encoding replication-relaxation family protein has product MRSWERAAAALACLTPRDRALLRVLHDLRYLTCEQAHRACYPGLAPRSVRARLSNLRHRGLIAPLRRGVFADRRMFWGLGPLGRTAAAALEAVDGGGGKGDGSAAPSRSIVMAALQLEHLSGTNDLFCDLCETARTVRLPPWRWLAGFRSAVDLGQTRLVPDAAVLIAGPDDGWWTYYVERDRGTMPLQAMRDKLERYALLFRMAAAQSGDPAWQARADAWLLFSCDDLRRAERLAALAAGAGLERVWAGLANACAAGLAGALCDVSPPRQCPALPSWARGALAVSDTSQSTEEEPV; this is encoded by the coding sequence ATGCGCTCATGGGAGCGCGCGGCGGCGGCGCTTGCGTGCCTCACGCCGCGCGACCGTGCGTTGCTTCGCGTGCTGCACGACCTCCGTTACCTGACGTGCGAGCAGGCGCACCGCGCGTGCTATCCCGGTCTTGCGCCGCGCAGCGTCCGCGCCCGTCTCAGCAACCTGCGGCATCGCGGGCTGATCGCCCCGCTCCGCCGCGGCGTGTTTGCCGACCGGCGCATGTTCTGGGGCCTCGGCCCGCTCGGCCGCACCGCAGCGGCCGCCCTGGAAGCCGTGGACGGCGGCGGCGGGAAAGGGGACGGCTCCGCCGCGCCATCGCGGTCGATCGTGATGGCGGCCCTGCAGCTCGAGCACCTCAGTGGGACAAACGATCTGTTCTGCGATCTGTGCGAGACCGCTCGGACGGTCCGCCTGCCGCCCTGGCGCTGGCTGGCCGGTTTCCGATCGGCCGTGGATCTCGGGCAAACGCGCCTGGTGCCGGACGCGGCGGTGCTGATCGCCGGCCCGGACGACGGATGGTGGACATACTATGTCGAGCGCGACCGCGGGACGATGCCGCTCCAGGCGATGCGCGACAAACTGGAGCGGTACGCCCTACTGTTCAGGATGGCCGCCGCGCAGTCCGGCGACCCCGCATGGCAGGCGCGCGCCGACGCATGGCTGCTGTTCTCCTGCGACGATCTCCGCCGGGCGGAGCGCCTGGCCGCCCTCGCGGCCGGCGCCGGTCTCGAGCGGGTGTGGGCCGGCCTGGCCAATGCGTGCGCGGCCGGTCTCGCGGGAGCACTCTGTGACGTATCCCCGCCGCGACAATGTCCGGCGCTGCCTTCGTGGGCGCGCGGCGCGCTCGCGGTGTCCGATACCAGCCAATCAACCGAGGAGGAGCCGGTATGA
- a CDS encoding acyclic terpene utilization AtuA family protein — MTEMCVLAPTGSLGAGYRLESLKRAMAWKPDFIGCDAGSTDSGPYYLGSGALHFSAAAMRRDLQHMLAAARDARIPLLIGSAATGGADNQLAVVVGMVEEIARQADQHFRLGVIHCEPPREYLRGKYRDKKIRPLGTAPTIDENIFDRSAHIVAVAGVEPFQAALDLGADVVISGRATDASIFAAIPMRAGLPAGPVWHAAKVLECGAAAVVHRQYSDPLVAWIRDDHFVVEPPNPDYRCSPISVASHSLYENGSPIELIEPSGTLWLDRVTYEAVSERAVKVSGSRFEPSNVYTVKLEGAELVGYQTVVIGSIRDPVILSQLDGWLEGMQATARRRLEDIFGTEDSASIQIGIRRYGSNGTLGKLEPDPRISHEVALVFETTAGNQELAASAAKAVTHIASHYSVPEWSGLISALAFPHSPMELNRGPVYRFNFNHVLELEDPLEPFSIETLNV; from the coding sequence ATGACTGAAATGTGCGTGCTGGCGCCGACGGGCTCGCTGGGCGCCGGATACCGGCTTGAGTCTCTCAAACGGGCGATGGCCTGGAAGCCGGATTTCATCGGCTGTGATGCAGGGTCGACCGACAGCGGCCCGTACTACCTGGGGTCCGGGGCCCTTCATTTTTCGGCCGCGGCGATGCGCCGGGACCTCCAGCACATGCTCGCGGCGGCGCGCGACGCCCGTATACCGCTGTTGATTGGTTCCGCGGCCACCGGAGGAGCAGATAATCAACTCGCGGTGGTTGTCGGGATGGTTGAGGAGATTGCCCGGCAGGCCGACCAGCATTTCCGTTTGGGGGTCATCCATTGCGAGCCGCCGAGAGAGTACCTGCGAGGCAAGTATCGTGACAAGAAGATTCGTCCATTAGGCACGGCTCCCACTATCGATGAGAACATCTTTGATCGAAGTGCGCACATCGTTGCGGTGGCGGGGGTAGAGCCGTTTCAAGCGGCGTTGGACCTCGGGGCCGATGTCGTCATCAGCGGACGGGCCACCGACGCATCGATTTTCGCCGCCATACCGATGCGTGCCGGCCTTCCCGCGGGACCGGTGTGGCACGCCGCCAAGGTGCTCGAGTGCGGCGCCGCGGCGGTGGTGCATCGTCAATATTCGGACCCATTGGTCGCCTGGATTCGCGATGACCACTTTGTGGTTGAGCCGCCCAATCCGGACTATCGCTGCAGCCCGATCAGCGTCGCCTCGCACAGCCTATATGAGAATGGATCCCCGATTGAACTCATTGAGCCTTCCGGGACTCTCTGGCTCGATCGCGTCACCTACGAGGCGGTCAGCGAACGTGCCGTGAAGGTCAGCGGAAGCCGCTTCGAACCATCCAACGTCTACACGGTCAAGCTGGAAGGCGCCGAACTCGTGGGCTACCAAACCGTGGTCATTGGGTCCATCCGCGATCCCGTGATCCTCAGTCAATTGGACGGATGGTTGGAAGGCATGCAGGCTACCGCGCGGCGCCGGTTAGAGGACATTTTCGGCACCGAAGATTCCGCTTCAATCCAGATCGGCATCCGCCGCTATGGGAGCAATGGAACGCTGGGCAAGCTTGAGCCGGATCCCCGCATTTCACATGAGGTGGCGCTGGTGTTCGAGACGACGGCCGGCAACCAAGAACTCGCCGCGTCGGCGGCGAAGGCCGTAACCCACATTGCGAGTCACTATTCGGTTCCGGAGTGGTCTGGTTTGATCAGCGCGCTGGCGTTTCCACACTCGCCAATGGAGCTGAACCGGGGTCCCGTGTACCGTTTCAATTTCAACCACGTGCTCGAGCTTGAGGATCCACTTGAACCGTTCTCGATCGAAACGTTGAACGTCTAA